In Pectinophora gossypiella chromosome 8, ilPecGoss1.1, whole genome shotgun sequence, the DNA window TAGCACACTGTAGTGTTGTCTCGCAGGACTTTCAACATTATCTCTCTGCATATGTGATAGTATGTACATGTAATGTATGTAAAGTACATGTAAAGTAATGAGTATGTACATTATCTAATGTACAACCAACCCAATGTCGTAGTGTCCAGTGCCCTTCAAGTAATAGAAAGTATCATCAACGTGCAACATGACTCCCTCCGGCAAGCAGAGGTCCTCAGTGTGCTGGCTGTTGAGCTGGTTGAAGCCATTACTGGAGAACAAACATACCTAcgtttacttacataatcattaAAACTACATTTTGCGAAACAGAATAAAAACCACCTATAAAGTACGATTGTAACAATTTCTTGGGCCTTCAGACTACatagaaattgtttatgttGATCATGTACGCCGGCCTCTTCAACGGTGTGGACTTCATATGTCGTATCATTGTCTGTGGTAGGTTGGGACTTGATAGGCGCTACGAACTTCGGATTCCTCCTCTTCTTttctttaactttgtttttttcaGCCTCTTTATTCGCTGACGTATCTCCCTCTGAGGCTGCACCGGCAGTCTTGTCCCTACAGCTTCCAGGTTTGGTTGGTTTATCGAACTTCATAACGCCATCTTTATTTTTCAACTGCGCTTGAACTACTTTCTTAGTGCTTATGGCCACTTTTTCTTTAGTAATTTTAGGTATATTGAGTTGACGAGCCGACGGCACTGGTCGCTTCGCGCCAGGATACATCTCCTCTTCCTCGACCGTGTTCCTCGGATCGACGTCATTCAACCAGGTTGTGACAGTCttggtatatttttgtttacgaAAGTTTTTCTTCGTCACTGCTTTGTCGCTTTTATCTGCAgccctttttacttttttagtaATTACATCCGTTACTTTAGATTGGTTGACCCGCTTTGGTTTTCCGATTTCATtcgcatttttttgttttttattgatatttgctTTACAATTCCCCTCGTTAGTTTCGATTCTGATTTCATTGATAGATTGAACACTATCTTCCATATCTTTGACATTTTTTGATGCACTAATTTCAGTAATTAATTCGGTATCAAACATGTCATTCCACTGGACATTGTCGGATATGTTACGATATCTGTCACACATTTTATTTGTGATATTGTCCTCAGTATTAAAGTCGGGGTTTTCTTCATCGTAAGATTTATAAATGTCAGCCTGGCTATTTATCGGATTATCATTAACATTTTGATTGTCAATGGATGTAATTAAATCACCTCTTGTCAATCTGTCTACATTAGATATTAGAACAGTGTTTTCAGTGAGCTCGTGCTCTGCGGACTTATGTACGCGCTGTGTGTAGTAGCGAGGCGGAGCCGGCGGTGGCGGCAGCGACGGTGGAAGTGATAGCAACTGTGGTGGCAGTGACgatagcggcggcggcggtgacGTGAGCGGTGGTGGCAGTGACAGCGGCAATGACGACGGTTGGATAGGCCGCTGCTGGTGCTCATCAACAGAACTATCTTTGTCTCTAAAATCCATAAAATCTGcgttgttattattaaaatcacAAAAGCCTGCTGTTTGATTAGGTACACTGGATTGCGATTCTCTGAAGCTGCAACAAAATTACACTCTTAGGAAGGTAGTTTTTAATTAGAATAAAGAAATGTTAGAGGTACCTCGTCCTCTACGTGTGGTCGGCACAATACGTATTACttattcctcttccattaatTTCTGTGAGGCGTCATCTCAGTACGAACACCTGTCACACACATAggtatccttctttacacaatccatccacatatatttccattattttcttaggtcgtcccctacccctatatccatccacattcatactcataactttcctcgttgGTATTTCATCTCGCCTCATTACATGCccataccatgctaacctgttgctcctcaatgTCTCACTAACCGGAGCTACTTTAAAAGACACATCAACGCAACTCACGCCCTTAATCGCCAACGGAGTGGGGAGCGTGTTACAAGTTACTAAAAGGCAATTTACAGCCGCGCTCAGTGAAAGATCAACTTACGTTATTGTTTTGTTCTGTGCAGGATTGTAGCAATGATGTTGTGGTACTACAGGATTTTTGATCCTGTCTCGCTCTATAAATGTAACGGTAATACTTATGTTAAGTGCCTTTATACATGAGCTtcgtacctaggtaggtatctaattacttaccacttattttaattaagttttttaaCACTTGTCGCCCAAAAGGTGATAAATGTTTATCATATTGGTAAGGATAGAAATTTCTgctcatcattaatttaatattattgctttaacaaaattgaatattggcgcgaaaaagaaagaaactatgtatttttttatttattttttttgttttggttttccccgaagggtcaggcaaagggaactatgcccatacagccatgtcttacgtatttttttttcttgatgattcatgaaatgatgaaaggtgatgatgatgaaacctaagcccccaccctcggagtagactcctactctgaaccccaaacgaattaactcaaaagtccgcataaactttcgagttatgaagcggcttcttggcacgaagcgaaaataggcagatacactttgtccattgaatactccgatataataatacACGACCGATCCATAATCATTTTTCTATCAAGTCTCTAAGTATCAAGTGCTGATGACCTCCGGCGGACGgaggtccatgttgctctatggttgactatattttgaatttggtaactttttaatattgtaaatagCAACCCGTCACAGCATAAATAAAACGTCAAAAATTGAGAAATTCTACCAAAATATCAGACAAGGAAAATTGTTTTTGTGGAAATATAGTTAGTGTAGTGTATTATTTCGTTATTGTAACATGTAATAAACAAGCTAGGGTTCGGTCGATACGCAAATATGGCTCTAAACCTAGAGAGCTGCGATAGCCTGCCGCCGGACGAAGAACCGAAATTGAAGTACGATCGAATGGGAAATGATGTCCAGAACATCCTGCTGAAGGATGCGGTGAGCTGCATTTGCGTTCACACCAAGTTCATTTGTCTCGGCACTCAGTGGGGCGTGATACATCTGCTGGACCACGAGGGAAACACGGTCCCTATCGCACCGGGCGGCGAGCGCGAGCTGCAGGCGCACGCCATCGCCGTCAACAACATCTCTGTGGACCAGAATGGCGACTACCTGGCCAGCTGCTCGGACGACGGCAAGGTGCTGGTGTACGGACTCTACTCGGACGACAACACGCACAGCCTGTCGCTCGGCCGCGTCGTCAAGTCCGTCGCGCTCGACCCTCACTACTTTAAATCTGGCTCTGGCAGGAGGTTCCTCACAGGTGATCAATTTATAATAGTTTACTAATTTACACTGTTATTTACAGTAACTCACAGCTCTTACGTGTTCCATCTTTATTGTACCAAAAATAATGCGAAATATTATACCTCTGTCTCTTTTTTCATTAAAGCTCTTTCCTTTCCATCCATCAATTATATTCAATATAGAATTATATCTTAATCGAAACATGTGGTACACTGCCTCATATCTAGAACTGTTTCATTTATAATGATTAACTATATATTTGATGTTAATTAAAGCCTGAGTGATAATACTAATATTAACTGCTGTTTCCTGTATTGTATAATGGTTTATAAGTATAATAGTATTGTTGATTGCAGGGGACAATAAATTGACACTGTATGAGAAAACCTTCCTGAACAGACTGCGCAGCACTGTACTCTGTGAGTGTGAAGGCTACGTCCAAGCAATGGCTTGGCATGACAGATTTGTGGCTTGGGCCAGTGAGGTGGGAGTCAGAGTCTATGATCTCTCAGCACGATGCTCACTTGGTCTCATTCAGTGGGAGAAAAGTCCCAGTAGATCCATAGAAGACTATCGGTGTAACCTTCTGTGGTCAGCTCCTAAAACTTTAATGATTGGGTGGGTGGACACAATTAGAATATGTGTTATACGAAAACGAAGTCATGTAGAATTACAAACACGAGATGTCACGGAATACCTTGTGGATCCTGTGTACACATTTCAAACTGAATATTATATCAGTGGACTTGGTCCATTGGATGACCAGCTGGTGTTGTTGGGAGTACCAAAAGAATGTGATCCAGACACTGGCAAGGCACAGAGGCCAGTGCTCACAGTGTCAGACTACAAAGACTGTGAATTTTGTGAAGTATCTACAGACACCCTCAACATTAGAGGCTATGAAGAATACTCCTGCAATGACTACTATTTGGACATGCTTATAGAAGAGAACAGATTTTTTATTGTGTCACCAAAAGACATTGTTATAGCTAGCCCATATGACATTGATGACAGGGTAAACTGGCTCACAGAACATGAAAGATATGAGAAGGCTATGTCTGTGCTTGAGGAAGCTGGCGGCAAGACAGCCAGGCATACTGTTGTTACTGTTGGGGAGCAGTACTTAGATCATTTAATGTCAAAACATCAGTATGAAGATGCAGCCATCCTGTGTGCCAGGATATGTAAAAATGATAAAGTTTTATGGGAGTCACAAATTAACAAGTTTGCTGCTGTCAACCAACTGAGAGCAATCAGCCCATATGTGCCTCGAGCTCCTGAACAAGCTCTATGTTCACATGCATATGAATTGATCTTCTATGAATACCTCAAAGTTGATCCACAAGGGTTCCTTAAACTGGTGCAAGATTGGAATCCGGCATTATACAAGACTGGTGTCATAGTGAAAGAGGTATTAGAACACTTGTTGACCACAGAGGTGGACAAACATATATATTTAGAAGCTCTAGCATTACTTTATTGctatcaaaaaaaatatgacaaggCTCTTAATACATATTTGTCACTTCAACATAAAGATGTCTTCAAATTAATCACAAAACATAACATGTACAATGTTATACATGATAAAATACTGGATCTGATGACTCTCGACTGTGATAAAGCAATTGCTGTGCTGCTGGACAAAACAAAGGTTCCTGTTGAAGTAGTTGAAAAGCAACTGAAAAATCAGGACATGTTCCTTTTCAAATATTTAGATGCTTATAGTAAAATAGAACCAAATGGCAGATATCATGGGAAGTTGGTAAGGCTGTATGCTAAATATGCCAGAGAGAAACTTCTACCATTTTTAAAATGCAGTGACAATTACCCCATTCAAGAGGCCCTGGATGTATGCCAGAGCAACGAGTTCTATCCAGAGAGAGTATTCCTTCTTGGTCGCATAGGAAACACAAGAGAAgctttacaaataattattgaGAAGCTGAATGACATCAACCAAGCTATAAACTTTTGCCAGGAACACAATGACAAAGAACTGTGGAGTGATTTGATAAAACACACAGTGGACAAGCCCGAGTATGTCACATTGTTGTTAAAGAGAATAGGTAACTATGTAGACCCACGCATGTTAATACAGAACATACCCTCTGGTTGTGAAATCAAGGACTTGAAAGAGTCTCTGGCGAAAATGATGTGTGACTATCACCTTCAGCTGTCAGTTCAGGAAGCCTGCAAAGCTATCACTTTGAAGAACTATTTtgaattacataaaaaattgaTAATTGGCCAGCAGAGAGGCATATCGGTGACAGACGAGGTGTCATGCTGTGTCTGCCAGGGTCGTATAATAATCAAGGACTTGTCTAATGCTTCAGATCTAATAGTGTACAACTGTCGGCACTCATTCCACATTGAGTGTCTGCCGGAGGGTGTCCAGTGCAATAACTGTTCCATCTGTAGTGCAGTCAAAATGTGACCCATGTTATTACTAATGCTCAACATTTAACTATAGATACAAACTgtgcataatataatatttttcaagTAATAACATTTCCCCCATTAGTGTATTGCAATGTTATCAATCAGTaacatataaataaagtaatatagTATTATTGTGTGTAGGTATGTATCACAATTATTGTTGTTATGGTGcttttttataatgaagtggCTTGGATAATTTTCCTTATTTTAGGTTATTCTATTAAATCATGACCTGTATTAAACCGCTTGTAATTTTACATACATCTATCTCAGGTAGATTAAATGATCAATGCTTTTGAAACTGGAAAAAATATTGATCTGTGTTTAGAGATGCCTTATTTAGAGGGGTTAACATACTAGTCTTGCATACGTCTAGGAGATGTACCGGAGCGGCGGGGAAAGGTACCATTTTAGGGTGTAaattctaattatttatttcgaaaGTCCCTCGTTGTAATCTTTTTATCGATAATATTTAACCCTTAGAAAACAATCGATATTCAGTAGATTTTTTGAAACCCTAAGGACAACTGTCAGTACTGTCACCGTAGACGTAGACAGTGTTGTCCCAATTAGCCCAAAAAATGTTGTCACAGACTAATATGGTGGGCACGTAGTAGCTAGGTAGCTACCTATTCATCTGAACTAGTCTGGGAGTGATTTCAtttgactaggctgtatggctatgttcctTTGCCTGTTCCTCCTCGGGGcaaaacaaagaccttgtatagaatagacggataatattttagagtgacgatcaaactatcacagctctctttcttccctatggcaacaatctctgtggaaaaaagaaacaaacatagacaaacaccgctgtctagaacgtcagtgtttaccgttttgagatgttgtggtagtcagctggataccaaacctgccgttagttttttggtgttttgggacattattttaactttttatataaacaatctgtgaaatagttattcattatgaaccatggcttgcgtagctattggttgtgagagtagaatgggtgttataatggagaacgatcaaacaatgtctcaccatgggtaagttatcgaccacataatacatgtttgtgtgcaagaaatacattacctggtctggtttttgtaaagtttattgagccctaaacacgatgcagacgcatattttcagcaaagccgtcacat includes these proteins:
- the LOC126368615 gene encoding vacuolar protein sorting-associated protein 41 homolog, with protein sequence MALNLESCDSLPPDEEPKLKYDRMGNDVQNILLKDAVSCICVHTKFICLGTQWGVIHLLDHEGNTVPIAPGGERELQAHAIAVNNISVDQNGDYLASCSDDGKVLVYGLYSDDNTHSLSLGRVVKSVALDPHYFKSGSGRRFLTGDNKLTLYEKTFLNRLRSTVLCECEGYVQAMAWHDRFVAWASEVGVRVYDLSARCSLGLIQWEKSPSRSIEDYRCNLLWSAPKTLMIGWVDTIRICVIRKRSHVELQTRDVTEYLVDPVYTFQTEYYISGLGPLDDQLVLLGVPKECDPDTGKAQRPVLTVSDYKDCEFCEVSTDTLNIRGYEEYSCNDYYLDMLIEENRFFIVSPKDIVIASPYDIDDRVNWLTEHERYEKAMSVLEEAGGKTARHTVVTVGEQYLDHLMSKHQYEDAAILCARICKNDKVLWESQINKFAAVNQLRAISPYVPRAPEQALCSHAYELIFYEYLKVDPQGFLKLVQDWNPALYKTGVIVKEVLEHLLTTEVDKHIYLEALALLYCYQKKYDKALNTYLSLQHKDVFKLITKHNMYNVIHDKILDLMTLDCDKAIAVLLDKTKVPVEVVEKQLKNQDMFLFKYLDAYSKIEPNGRYHGKLVRLYAKYAREKLLPFLKCSDNYPIQEALDVCQSNEFYPERVFLLGRIGNTREALQIIIEKLNDINQAINFCQEHNDKELWSDLIKHTVDKPEYVTLLLKRIGNYVDPRMLIQNIPSGCEIKDLKESLAKMMCDYHLQLSVQEACKAITLKNYFELHKKLIIGQQRGISVTDEVSCCVCQGRIIIKDLSNASDLIVYNCRHSFHIECLPEGVQCNNCSICSAVKM